In Montipora capricornis isolate CH-2021 chromosome 4, ASM3666992v2, whole genome shotgun sequence, a single genomic region encodes these proteins:
- the LOC138045740 gene encoding histamine H2 receptor-like gives MYINESEPTMFGELDHLPSLYLKFELAEGICLSVLSVLTVFANIFLLLAIWKDPYRSFRSPTTYFIIGLGITDLLTGATTAPFFAIFYITRFLLGRSNTPWMVKRLFDVGQPISTVTISSSYLIILFLSVSQYIAIKWPHKYKILITRHRVITSILLSWMYFICFTLVLHLSGIDTSFILKVDLAIHPILISTVLFVNLILLYRAFIDQVQQKGKRKSSTNSTKASTKTYNLQRQFTVVTLYLAAILLISALPHIAVQFIWLYAKLPTQETYYVFMALRIRDLLLFLKVALDAFIYAWRLPAYRQALKGSLQCSRNTKRSKNPSELAETLL, from the coding sequence ATGTACATCAATGAAAGTGAACCGACCATGTTTGGTGAATTGGATCATCTGCCGTCTTTGTACCTAAAGTTTGAACTTGCTGAAGGGATCTGCCTTTCAGTTCTGTCGGTACTGACAGTTTTCgctaatatttttcttttactgGCAATATGGAAAGACCCATATAGAAGTTTTCGCTCACCAACTACTTATTTTATTATTGGCCTTGGAATAACTGATCTTCTGACAGGCGCAACAACGGCCCcattttttgcgattttttacATCACCCGTTTTTTGCTTGGTCGCAGCAACACACCTTGGATGGTTAAAAGATTATTTGATGTGGGACAACCTATCTCCACCGTCACAATAAGTTCGTCATACTTAATAATCTTATTTTTGTCGGTGTCGCAATACATCGCCATTAAATGGCCTCATAAATACAAAATTTTGATCACAAGACATCGTGTTATTACCAGCATATTGCTGAGTTGGatgtattttatttgttttacattGGTATTGCATCTTTCGGGAATAGATACTAGCTTCATTCTCAAAGTGGATTTGGCAATTCATCCCATTTTGATTTCAACTGTTCTCTTTGTGAATCTGATTTTGTTATACAGAGCTTTTATAGACCAGGTACAGCAAAAAGGTAAGAGAAAATCATCCACAAACTCCACAAAGGCCAGTACAAAAACTTACAACCTTCAGAGACAGTTCACCGTTGTAACGTTGTATCTGGCAGCAATCCTACTGATTTCAGCTTTGCCCCATATTGCAGTTCAGTTTATATGGTTGTATGCGAAGCTCCCTACTCAGGAAACCTATTATGTTTTTATGGCGTTAAGAATAAGAGATCTGTTATTGTTCCTTAAAGTGGCCTTGGACGCTTTTATTTACGCTTGGCGGTTGCCAGCTTATCGACAAGCGCTTAAGGGATCTTTGCAGTGTTCAAGGAACACTAAGAGATCAAAAAACCCATCGGAGCTAGCAGAAACTCTTTTGTGA
- the LOC138045743 gene encoding spermatogenesis-associated protein 22-like: MNKRPSSNLSGRLVPIFANNKKKRLKQALYANPTAEELESSSALTEISIDSCSGLNGDVYNESNKMGPLKQNFAPAQRFGLEHHKNSFSATPRQSATNCPGGFANRSGLQNYNPLRQQPRSSDNTDAHTATANTTLKNLGISPHFQRGGDATNFSGRTVQSSERSQQQHQMKGANLKEGSTKQVNLLATPQDRSLKVITASIQDLLRWKQVEDKMCVIYEVFGTLDSQVSLNQAGNGKNFVLKDKTGTLRCTFWEMDRHLPRLTRGQMHRCVGSLDRKTGHFKCVSVRPVMQTEHQQIEALLQSSYLTMQEKLAILKED; encoded by the exons ATGAACAAACGTCCAAGCAGTAATTTAAGTG GCCGTTTGGTGCCAATATTcgctaacaataaaaagaaaagattaaAGCAAGCACTGTATGCAAACCCAACAGCGGAAGAACTAGAGTCCTCGTCGGCTTTAACAGAGATCTCAATCGATAGCTGCAGTGGTTTGAATGGAGATGTCTACAATGAAAGTAATAAAATGGGTCCGCTGAAACAAAATTTTGCTCCGGCTCAAAGATTTGGTCTGGAACACCACAAGAACAGTTTTTCTGCAACACCACGTCAGTCCGCAACAAACTGTCCTGGGGGATTTGCAAACAGAAGTGGTTTACAAAATTACAACCCACTAAGACAGCAACCACGAAGCTCTGACAACACCGACGCCCATACAGCAACTGCTAACACAACATTAAAAAATCTTGGGATCAG TCCTCATTTCCAACGAGGAGGAGATGCAACAAATTTCAGTGGAAGAACTGTCCAGTCTTCTGAAAGATCTCAGCAGCAACATCAAATGAAAGGGGCGAATTTAAAG GAAGGATCAACCAAACAAGTCAACCTTTTGGCTACTCCCCAAGACAGGTCTCTTAAAGTCATTACAGCTTCTATTCAGGATCTCCTAAGGTGGAAACAAGTTGAAGACAAGATGTGTGTAATTTATGAAGTTTTTG GGACCCTGGATTCTCAAGTGTCTTTAAATCAAGCTGGGAACGGAAAAAATTTTGTCTTAAAAGACAAAACAGGAACTTTGAG ATGCACCTTTTGGGAAATG GATCGTCACCTTCCGAGATTgacaagaggacaaatgcacag gtgTGTGGGATCTTTGGACAGAAAAACTGGACATTTCAAATGTGTGTCAGTGAGGCCAGTCATGCAAACAGAACATCAACAAATTGAAGCATTGTTACAGTCATCATACCTGACTATGCAAGAGAAGCTGGCCATCTTAAAGGAAGACTAA
- the LOC138045744 gene encoding transcription elongation factor SPT4-A-like, translating into MRRLSASFKENMESVPKELRNLRACLLCSLVKTLEQFEYDGCENCEKYLRLKNNKENILTCTSANFDGIISMMTPEDSWVARWQRIDTSARGCYAISVSGKLPGHVVRDLKARGVTYKSRDRTNQ; encoded by the exons ATGCGTAGACTCTCGGcaagtttcaaagaaaacatgGAGAGTGTTCCGAAGGAACTAAGAAATCTTCGAGCCTGCTTGCTCTGTTCCTTGGTGAAG ACCCTTGAACAATTTGAATATGATGGTTGTGAAAATTGTGAGAAGTATTTGagacttaaaaacaacaaagaaaatattttaaccTGCACAAGTGCAAACTTCGATGG AATAATATCCATGATGACTCCTGAAGACAGTTGGGTAGCAAGATGGCAGAGAATAG ACACATCAGCCAGAGGTTGTTATGCTATTTCTGTGAGCGGTAAACTACCAGGTCATGTAGTCCGTGACCTAAAGGCTAGAGGAGTTACTTACAAATCAAGGGACAGAACAAACCAGTGA
- the LOC138045742 gene encoding selenocysteine-specific elongation factor-like, with the protein MEVFSNKKVLNFNIGVLGHIDSGKTSLAKALSSTASTASFDKNPQSKERGITLDLGFSSFQVPMPEHLKGHPYDLLQFTLVDCPGHASLIRTIIGGAQIIDMMMLVVDVTKGVQTQTAECLVIGEILCEKMVVVLNKTDLLKEEKRNALVEKMSKKLSKTLENTKFVGSPIVAVSAKPGGPDSPDSEPIGSQKLVDLLSSMSYFPNRDPSGPLVYAVDHCFSIRGQGTVMTGTILSGSVKVNDNVEIPSMKITKKVKSMQMFKVPVTEASQGDRVGICVTQFDPKLLERGLVCSPATVPTIFAAITTVKHIPYYKGAITSKAKFHITIGHETVMGKLQVFGVPPGQSTDTFQENSTFDMSREYIFQEAVLDRSKRSADSSENENAYSETNCSPLTNQQWLFIEFEKPVTCPENSLVIGSRLDTDIHLNICRIAFHGRLVVPVVEKNFAETLLPQLKIYKTKTREGVVERIPDDYSVIAHSLFKKETNIQSFVGMKIRLSTGEEGMIEGAFGQSGKVKIRIPKGLSADTVLMHSSTGKKKGGKNKSALQPSTAEDMGDSLEKLSKVIKVILEFKRYNYDPKKKMVQS; encoded by the exons ATGGAGGTTTTCTCCAACAAGAAGGTGTTGAATTTCAACATAGGAGTTCTTGGTCACATCGACAGTGGAAAAACCTCTCTTGCCAAAGCTCTGAGCTCGACTGCTTCAACAGCATCATTTGACAAAAATCCCCAAAGTAAAGAACGTGGCATCACGCTAGATCTGGGTTTTTCATCTTTTCAGGTGCCAATGCCGGAACATCTGAAGGGGCACCCCTACGATCTTCTTCAGTTCACACTGGTGGACTGCCCAGGCCATGCATCGCTCATTAGAACTATTATCGGCGGTGCACAGATTATTGACATGATGATGTTGGTAGTGGACGTCACCAAAGGCGTGCAAACACAAACTGCTGAATGCCTTGTCATTGGAGAGATTCTGTGTGAGAAAATGGTTGTGGTGTTAAACAAGACTGACTTGCTTAAAGAGGAAAAGAGGAATGCGTTAGTTGAGAAG atGAGCAAGAAGCTGTCAAAGACATTAGAAAACACCAAATTTGTGGGGTCACCAATTGTAGCAGTATCAGCCAAGCCTGGAGGACCGGACTCTcctgactcagagcccattggAAGCCAGAAGCTTGTTGATTTATTGTCATCGATGTCATACTTTCCAAATAGAGATCCATCTGGACCACTAGTGTATGCTGTTGACCACTGTTTCTCCATACGAGGCCAGGGAACTGTAATGACAGGCACCATTCTTAGTGGCAGTGTTAAGGTCAATGATAATGTTGAAATTCCATCCATGAAGATCACAAAAAAGGTCAAGTCAATGCAGATGTTTAAAGTCCCTGTGACAGAAGCTTCTCAAGGGGACAGGGTAGGGATTTGTGTAACTCAGTTTGATCCAAAGTTGCTAGAGAGAGGTTTGGTCTGTAGTCCTGCTACTGTGCCAACAATCTTTGCAGCTATCACAACAGTCAAACACATACCTTACTACAAAGGGGCTATAACATCAAAAGCTAAGTTTCACATTACCATTGGCCATGAAACAGTGATGGGTAAGCTTCAGGTCTTTGGGGTACCTCCCGGTCAGTCAACTGATACCTTCCAGGAAAATTCTACATTTGACATGAGCAGAGAGTATATTTTTCAGGAAGCAGTGTTAGATCGTTCAAAACGCTCAGCTGATTcttcagaaaatgaaaatgcatATTCTGAGACAAACTGTAGCCCTCTTACAAATCAACAATGGTTGTTCATTGAGTTTGAAAAACCAGTTACATGCCCAGAGAATTCGTTGGTGATTGGTTCTCGGCTTGATACAGATATCCACCTAAACATCTGCAGAATAGCATTCCATGGACGATTGGTAGTTCCTGTTGTGGAAAAGAATTTTGCAGAAACTTTGTTACCCCAACTCAAAATTTATAAGACCAAGACAAGGGAAGGTGTTGTTGAAAGAATTCCTGATGATTATTCTGTAATTGCCCactcactttttaaaaaagagaCAAATATTCAAAGCTTTGTTGGAATGAAGATAAGACTTTCAACAGGAGAGGAGGGAATGATTGAAGGTGCTTTTGGTCAAAGTGGAAAAGTGAAGATCAGAATTCCAAAAGGATTGTCAGCTGATACTGTCCTTATGCATTCATCAACTGGGAAAAAGAAAGGAGGGAAGAATAAGAGTGCTCTGCAACCTTCTACAGCAGAGGACATGGGTGATTCACTTGAAAAACTCTCAAAAGTCATTAAAGTGATATTGGAGTTTAAGAGATACAATTATGATCCCAAGAAGAAAATGGTGCAATCATAA